The DNA sequence GCGCTGCGCGGAGCGGGGCTTCGCGGTCTACGCGGACGTGTAGCAGCCGCTCCGGTCAGCCGTAGGTGTCCCGGGGGCCACGCCCGCGCACCCGCCGGGGGCCGCGCGACCAGGACGGCGCGGCCGGGCCGTGGATGTGCAGCTTGCGCACCACGTTGTGGCCGACCTCGCTGGCGATCTGCTTGAGCAGCGAGCCGGCCAGCAGCCGCAACTGGGTGGCCCAGGCCGTCGAGCGGGCCTCCACGGTCAGCTCGCCGTCCTCCAGCTTCACCGGGCGGCTGTGCTGGGCGACCTCCGCGCCGACCACCTTCTCCCACGCGCCGAAGACGGTCGCCTCGGCCGCCGGCTGCTGCCAGCCCCGCGCCTTGACCAGCTTGTCGAGCACCGCGCCGAGCGGCTGCGGGTCGCGCGGGTCCGGGCCCGGCCCGGAGTAGCCGCGCAGCCGCTTCTCGCCGTCGCCGCGGACCGCGCTGCGTCGCCGGGGACCGGCCGCGGCCTGGCGCCGGGCCTTCGCCGCGTCCAGCACCGCCCGGGCCAGCTCCGGCCCGGCCGCGCCGTCCGCCCGGCCCGCGGCCGACTCGCCGTCCGCCGGCTTTCCCGGGGTACGCGCGGCGGCCCTGTCCGCGCCGGCCCGTGCGGCCGTCCCACCGTCGCGTCCGGGCCCGAGCCGCGCGGGCGGCAGCCGCACCTCGTCGTCATCCGGCACGTCGCACCGTCCCCTCGTCGACCGTGTAACGGGCCCCGCGCAGCGTCACCGGCACGTCGTCGTCCACCGCGCAGGTGACCAGGAGCTGGCTGGCGCCGCCGACCAGTTCGGCCAGCCGTTCCCGCCGGCCGGTGTCCAGCTCGGCGAAGACGTCGTCCAGCACCAGCACCGGCTCGATCCCGTCGGCGCGGAGCAGGTCGTACCCGGCCAGCCGCAGCGCCAGCGCGTAGGACCAGGACTCGCCGTGGCTGGCGTACCCCTTGACGGGCAGCGGACCGAGGGTGAGGGCCAGGTCGTCCCGGTGCGGGCCGACCAGCGTGGTGCCGCGTTCGATCTCGGCGGTGCGGCTCGCGGCGAGCGCGGCGGTCAGCGCCTCGGCCAGCGCCGGCCGGTCGGCGGCCGGCTCGGGCAGCTCGATCGACGGCCGGTAGGTGATGCCGGCCGCGCCCCGGCCGGCCGCCACCGCGTCGTACGCCTTCGACACGTGCGGGGTGAGCGCGGCGACCAGCTCCAGCCGGGCGGCGAGCAGGTCGGCACCGTGCTGCGCGAGGTGGGTGTCCCAGACGGTGAGCGTGGACAGGTCGCCGCCGCGCGAGCCGCCGGTCTTGCGGGCCAGGTACGCGGAGCGCAGCAGCGCGTTGCGTTGCTTGACCACCCGCTCGTAGTCGGCGCGGACACCGGCGTAGCGCGGCTGGCGGGTGACCAGCAGGTCGTCCAGGTAGCGGCGGCGTTCGGCCGGGTCACCACGGACGAGTTCCAGGTCCTCCGGCGCGAAGAGCACCAGCCGCAGCGCGCCGAGCACGTCCCGGGCGCGGCGGGCCGGCGAGCGACCGAGCCGGGCCCGGTTCGCCTTGCCCGGCACGATCTCCAGCTCGACGAGCAGTTCCCGGCCGTCGTGCACCACCGCGCAGCGGATCACCGCCGAGGTGGCGCCCATCCGGACCAGCGGGGCGTCCGTGGCGACCCGGTGCGAGTCCAGGGTCGCCACGTAGCCCAACGCCTCGACCAGGTTGGTCTTGCCGACGCCGTTGGCGCCGACGAGCACGCTCGGACCCGGCTCCAGGTCGACGCCGACCCGCTCGTACGAGCGGAAGTCGACCAGTTCGAGCCGGCGGACGTACACAGCCTGTGGATGCTTGTCAGCGCTTGCGGACGGCGTGGCCGCCGAACTGCTGGCGCAGCGCGGCGACGGCCTTCATGGCGGGCGAGTCGTCCTGCCGGGAGGCGAACCGGGCGAACAGCGAGGCGGTGATGACGTTGAGCGGCACGGCGAGCCGGACCGCCTCGTCGACCGTCCACCGGCCCTCGCCGGTGTCCTCGGTGTAGCCGCTCAGCTCGGCCAGCTCCGGGTCCTCGTCGAGCGCCCGGTCGAGCAGGTCGAGCAGCCAGGACCGGACGACGGTGCCCTCGCGCCAGGACTTGAACACACCCGGCACGTTGGTCACGACCTCGGACTTCGACAGCAGCTCGAAGCCCTCCGCGTAGGCGTGCATCAGGCCGTACTCGATGCCGTTGTGCACCATCTTGGCGTAGTGGCCGGCGCCGACCGGGCCGGCGTGCACGAAGCCGAACTCACCCTCGGGCTTGAGCGCCTCGAAGATCGGCATGAGCCGGTCGACGTGCTCCTGCGCGCCGCCGACCATCAGGCCGTACCCGTTCTGCTTGCCCCAGACACCGCCGGAGACGCCGACGTCGACGTAGCCGATGCCCTGCTCGTTGAGCCGCTCGGCGCGCGGGGCGTCGTCGCTGAACCGGGAGTTGCCGCCGTCGATGATGATGTCGCCCTCGCCGAGCACGCCGGCGAGTTCGTCGATGGTGGCGTCGGTGACGCCGGCCGGGACCATGACCCAGACCGCGCGCGGCGAGTCGAGCTTCTCGGCCAGCTCCGCGAGGCTCGCGGCGTCGCTGAGCTCCGGGTTCCGGTCGTAGCCGACCACCTCGTGCCCGGCGGCGCGCAACCGCTCGCGCATGTTGCCGCCCATCCGGCCGAGTCCTACCAGGCCGAGCTGCATGTGCTGCTACCTCCGTACGTCGGGGTGGTGCTGCCGGCGATCAGCGGGACACGCGGATCGGCATGATGAGGTACCGGTACCCCGGAATGACCTCGCCATCCTCGCCGGCCGGGGAAAGGACCGCGGGCTTGAAGGCGTCGACGAACCGCAGCAGGGCGTGCTGGGCCCCCAGGTTGGACAGGCCGTCGATCAGGTACTGCGGGTTGAAGCCGATGGTGAGCGGGTCACCGCTGAAGGTGGCCTCCATGGCCTCGCTGGCCCGGGCCTCCTCGGTGCCGCCGGCCTCCACCACCAGGCCGTCGGAGCTGAAGCTGAGCAGCACCGGGGTGGTGCGCTCGGCGACCAGCGCCACCCGCTTGACCACCTCGATGAGGGTGGCGACCGCGACCTGGGCCTCGGCGTTGTGGTCGGCCGGGAACAGCGAGCGCACCGGCGGGTAGTTGGCGCCGTCGAGCAGGCGGCTGGTGGTCCGGCGGGTGCCGCCGGAGAAGCCGATCATGCCTTCGCCGGCGCCGCCGGCGGAGAGCGCCATGGTGACGTGCCCGCCGAGCGGGCCGAGCGCCTTCGCGGTGTCGTTGAGCGTGCGGGCCGGCACCAGCGCGTTGAGGCTGATCTCCGGGTCGTCCGGGTGCCACTCCATCTCGCGCAGCGCCAGACGGTAGCGGTCGGTGGCGAGCATGGCCATGGTGCTGCCGGACAGCTCGATCCGGACGCCGGTCATCATCGGCAGCGTCTCGTCGCGGCCGGCGGCGACAGCCACCTGGGCCACGGCGGCGGCGAAGGCGGCGGCGTCGACGGTGCCGGCGCTCTCCGGCATCTCCGGCAGGGTCGGATAGTCCTCCACCGGCATGGTGGGGAGCGTGAACCGGGCGCTGCCGCAGACCAGCTCCAGGTGGGCGCCGACGGCGGCGATGTCCACCGGCTTGGCCGGCAGCGCCTTGGTGATCTCGGCGAGCAGCCGACCGGAGACCAGGGCCGCGCCGTCCGCGTCGCCCTGCACCTCGACTGTCACCTGGCTGGAGACCTCGTAGTCGAAGCCGGAGACCTGGAGATTGCCGTCGGTCACCCGGAGCATCACCCCGGCCAGCACCGGCACGGAGGGTCGGTTGGGCAGGCTCTTGGCGGTCCACGCGACCGCCTCGGCGAGCGCGTCGCGCTCCACTCGGAACTTCATCAATGCCTCCGCGTCGACGTCAGCGACAACTCTCTCATGCCGACCGCTGCCACCCGTCCCGCCCGACCGTGCGGGTACCCATCGCACCTTAGGGCGCGTGGGCATCGGCTGTGCGCCCGACCCCGTGGATCCAGGTGCCCGGGCGACTGCCGACGGCAGCGCTGCGGCCCGATCCACAGGAAGTCCAACGGTGATGATTGGTTTTTGTTGTTTAGAAGAGATAACTCATCGTCTTCATCGCACCTGTGCAAACTGTGGAGAACCGGCGTCTGCGCAGGTCAGATACCTTATCCACAAGTGGCTTTGCTGTGGAGAACCCGGGGTACAACCGGGGTCCCGGTCCACAGGCCCCGCCAGCCGCCGGGTTTTCCACCGCTGTCCACCGGTTGTCCACCGGTAATCCACCGGTTTTCTCCCCAGGGCTGTGGACAACGCCGACGGCCCGGACCACCGTCATCCCCAGAGCCTTCAACAGGCTGCCCACAGGCGGACCGTCGTCGGTGGACAACGCCGCCGTCATCCCCAGGCGTCCACAGGCTCATCCCCAGGAGTTGTCCACAGTCTGTGGGTAACCGGCCAAGTGCACAGGGTGGTTTTCCACTGCCTGTGACACAGGGGGTGTGGACAACCGGTACGAGTTGTGGACAACCACGACGCCGATTCTGGGCCCTCCACCGGGTCGAGGGTCAACCGGCGGCGTCCGCGAGCGACCGGGCGCCGCCGACGCGGGTCCCGTCGGGCACGAAGAAGCCCGGCCGGAACGTCGTCCGGCCGGGCTGTCGTGACGGGTACGAGACGAGCGTCTCAGGTGTTCTGCTTGATCCGGTTGGTCAGCTCGGCGATCTGGTTGTAGAGCGAGCGCCGCTCCGCCATCTGCTGCCGGATCTTGCGGTCGGCGTGCATCACCGTGGTGTGGTCGCGTCCGCCGAACGCCTGGCCGATCCGGGGCAGCGACAGGTCGGTCAGCTCCCGGCACAGGTACATGGCCACCTGGCGTGCGTTGACCAGCACCCGGGACCGGGAGTGACCGCGCAGGTCCTCCAGGCTGACCCCGAAGTACTCGGAGGTCGAAACCATGATCTGGTCCGCGGTGATCTCCGGGCCGGTGCCGTCCGGGATGAAGTCGCGCAGCACCTCCTCGGCCAGGGACAACTCGACCGAGGACCGGGTGAGGCTGGCGAACGCGGTGACCCGGATCAACGCCCCCTCCAGCTCCCGGATCGAGTTCGACACCCGGGAGGCGATGAACTCCAGCACGTCCGGCGGGGCGTAGAGCCGCTCCTGCGCCGCCTTCTTCTGGAGGATCGCGATCCGGGTCTCCAGGTCGGGCGGCTGGATGTCGGCGAGCAGGCCCCACTCGAACCGGGTCCGGAGCCGGTCCTCCAGCGTCGCCAGCTGCTTCGGCGAGCGGTCGGAGGTGATCACGATCTGCTTGTTGGCGTTGTGCAGCGTGTTGAAGGTGTGGAAGAACTCCTCCTGCGTCCGTTCCCGGTTCTCCAGGAACTGGATGTCGTCGATCAGGAGGATGTCCACGTCCCGGTAGCGACGCTGGAACGCGCTGGTCTTGTCGTCCCGCAACGAGTTGATGAAGTCGTTGGTGAACTCCTCGGTCGAGACGTACCGGACCGAGCGGGCGTTGCCCAACGTGGTGGCGTAGTGCCCGATGGCGTGCAGCAGGTGGGTCTTGCCCAGCCCCGAGCTGCCGTAGATGAACAGCGGGTTGTACGCCTTGGCCGGCGACTCGGCCACCGCCACGCTCGCCGCGTGCGCGAAACGGTTGGACGAGCCGATGACGAACGTCTCGAACATGTACTTCGGATTGAGCCGGTTGCCGCCGCTCTCCACGCCGGGCATCCGGCGGTCGACCTGTCCGCCGGGCCGGTGGTGGTCGGGGGTGCCGCGGCCGGGACCGCTGTCGGTGGCACCGCGACCCGGCCCGTTGTCGGTGGCGCCGTCGCGCGGCAGTCCGCGCAGCGGCGGGGAGTCGACCGGCCCGGGTGCCTCCCGGTAGCGGGGCTCGTACCCCTGCTCGGGGGCGGACGGCTCCAGGCGGGGACGGTCGTCGAAGGAACGGCGGTCGGGGGCGGCCCGCAGCGGTTCGGCGAACGCGGCGCCGAAGAGCGTGTCCTGTCCGTCCCGACCGGCCGGGATCAGGTGCGGCCGTCCGCCGTCCGCGCCGCGCTGCCGTGGCGCGGGCTCCTCCATCGGATGCTCCGGCCGGGTGTCCGCGTACTGGGGCTCCGGGCGGGGGGCGGGATAGGCGGACTGGGGCGGCGGGCCCGCCCGGTCGAAGCCGGGGAGCAGATCGGCCGCGCCGTCCCGGTCCGGGAGCTGTTCCGGGCCGCTGCGGTACACCGTGCCGGCCGGTCGCCCGCTCGGGTCCTCGGCGACCCGCACGGTGACGGCCACCTGGATCGGCCGGCCGAGCCGGCGGCTCAACGCCTCGGTGATGGCCGGACGGAGCCGCGACTCGATCACGTCCCGGGTGAAGGCGTCGGGCACGGAGAGCAGCGCGGTGTCCTCGACGATCGCGCGGAGCCGGGTGAGTCGGAGGTACGCCCGCTGCTGAGCGGAGATGATCTCGTCGGCGAGTTCCTCGGTGGCTGCCGCCCACACCGCGGCAAGGTCTGTCGCTCCGGTCACGTCGTGCCACCCCCCTCGCCTGATCCTCACGCCCGCCCGGACGGCTGACCGGTCGTCATCCACAAGTTATCCACAGCCTGTGTACCGACCGATTGTGGCCGCCCACCGGACGCGGGTCGGACCTGCCCCCTGATTCGCGGAGGCGCTGAAGCGGGTTCACCGTGCCGAACGATTCAACAGCTTGTCCGGTCTTGCCGGTCGGCGACAAACCCGGGCACCCGACACCGACCGCAATCGCGCACGCTAACAGCGCGGACCCCGCGCCATCAACCGCCGACACCCGGGAGGCGGTGACGACCTCGCCGCGAACCGTCCCTCCGGTCGCCGTTCCGGCGCAGGTCGGGGCCGGCGGGAAGGGTTTGACGGTCATTGCGGTGCTGCGTAGGCTGGAGCGGATGCTCTCTCGCCCTCTGCTAGGGTGATGGATGCTCGTTGCCCGCGGCCACCTCCCCGGCACCACCGGAGGCCGGCTCACCGGGCAGCGTCGATCAGCGGTCACCGTCGTGGTGATCTGGACCAGCACAGGACCCCGGGCGATCCGCCGCGCGGGGCGTACGACAACGGAGAGCCTGACGTGAGCAAGCGCACCTACCAGCCGAACAACCGCCGGCGCGCGAAGACCCACGGCTTCCGGCTGCGCATGCGCACCCGTGCCGGCCGCGCCATCCTTTCGACCCGTCGCGCCAAGGGCCGCACCCGCCTGGCGGCCTGAGGCCGACCGGTCCGGTACGGGGACGTGGGCAGTCGTGCTGGCCGCCGCACAGCGACTGCGGCGCAGTAGCGACTTCGCCGCAGCGGTTCGTGGTGGCCGACGCGTCGGCCGCGGCGCCGTCGTGGTTCACCTGACAGTCCCCGAGCCGGCCGGCGCCACCGCGACACCCTCGCCGGAGCCGGCGCGGAGCAGCGGTGCGGAGATCTCCGCACCCCGCCGCGCCGGCTTCGTCGTGTCCAAGGCCGTCGGCGGCGCGGTGGTGCGCAACAAGGTCCGCCGCCGGCTGCGGCACCTGGTCCGGGAGCGCCTGGCCGAGCTGCCCGCCGGCACCACCCTGGTGGTACGCGCCCTGCCCCCGGCCGCCGACGCGACGTACGCCCGACTGGCGGCCGACCTGGACGCCGCCCTCACCGCCGCGCGTGCCCCCCGGGGACGGCGGTCGCGATGAACGGCGACACCGCGACTCCATCGCCGACTACCGGTGCCCGCCTGCTGCTGGTACCCATCGTCGCGTACCGTCGTTGGATAAGTCCGGCACTGCCGGCCCGCTGCCGGTTCTACCCGTCGTGCAGTGCCTACGCCGTGGAGGCGGTGTCCCGGCACGGCGCGTTGCGGGGAGCCTGGCTGACGGTCCGGCGGCTGTCGCGCTGCCACCCCTTTCACCCAGGTGGACACGACCCGGTGCCGGAGCCGGGCGGACGCCGCCGTGCCGACGTGACTGGAGCCTGAGAATTGAGTCTCGACTGGATCTACTACGCGATCTCGTGGATCCTGCTGACCTGGCACTCGGCCTGGGACGCCATCGGGGTGCCGGTCGGCGCGGTCATCGGCACGAACTGGGCCTGGATCCTCTCCATCATCTTCCTGGTGGTGACGGTCCGGGTGATCCTGTTCCCGGTCTTCGTCAAGCAGATCAAGTCGCAACGGGCCATGCAGGCGCTCCAGCCGAAGGTGAAGGAGCTCCAGGAGAAGCACAAGGGTGACCGGGAGACGCTCCAGAAGGAGATGATGGAGCTCTACCGGAAGGAAAAGGCCAACCCGCTGATGGGCTGCCTTCCGATGTTCCTCCAGATCCCGGTCTTCCTGGGCCTGTTCCACACCCTCAAGCGGCTCAACCCGACGAACCCGGGCAAGACGCTCTACGGCTGGACCGCCGACCAGTTCAACAGCGCCTCCAGCGCGAAGCTCTTCACCGCCCCGATCTCCGGCCGGTTCGGCTCCACCGCCGCCGACCTGGCCCCGCTGGGCGCGAACACCGGCACGGTGAAGCTGATCGCCGGTGTCCTGGTGCTCATCATGATCGCCACGACCTACCTCACCAGCCGGCAGATGATTCTCAAGACCGGCTGGGCGGAGGACCCGCAGCAGCGCATGGTGCAGCGGCTGATGCTCTACGGCATCCCGGTCTCGCTGCTGGTCTCGGGCTCGATCTTCCCGATCGGTGTGATCATCTACTGGGTCACCAACAACCTCTTCACGCTCGGCCAGCAGCAGTGGGTGCTGCGGAAGTTCCCGCCGCTGGTGCCGCCGAAGAAGGCCACCGCCACCGCCGGCAAGGCCACCGCCGCCCAGCCGGCCAAGACCAGCGGCCTGTTCGGTCGCAAGGCCGCTCCGCCGGTGGCCAAGGCCCCGGCCGCCGCGCCGAAGGTGGCCGGCCCGAAGCCGGGCGCCAAGCCGGCCAACCCGAAGAAGGGCGGCAGCCGCCCCGCCAAGCGGCAGGGCTGAGCCCAACCGGGCCACCGCCGCGACCGGCGGTGGCCCGTCCGGTTCCCGAGCAGCCACCCGAGAGGTCGGCGCCGGGCCGGAACCACCGCGCGACGCGCGGTCACGGGCGAGACTGGCCCGTACGGACGTGCCCGAGGGCATCCGGCGAACCTCCCGCCGGCCCCCGGGAGACAAGCGGACCTCGACGGTCCGGCCGAGCGAGTACGGAGATGAGACCGTGACCGACACCAGCATCCCCAGCGCCGACCAGTCCGTGGACGACGAGAGCCCCGCGGCTGCCGCCACCGAGATCGAGGAGGGCACGGCCGGGACCCGGGAGAAGAAGGCCCCGGCCGACAGCGATCTGTTCCGGCAGAGCGAGATCGCCGCCGACTACGTCGAGGGTCTGCTGGACATCCTCGACTACGACGGCGACATCGACGAGTTGGTCTCCGGTGGCCGCCCCGTCGTCGAGG is a window from the Micromonospora sp. DSM 45708 genome containing:
- a CDS encoding DUF721 domain-containing protein gives rise to the protein MPDDDEVRLPPARLGPGRDGGTAARAGADRAAARTPGKPADGESAAGRADGAAGPELARAVLDAAKARRQAAAGPRRRSAVRGDGEKRLRGYSGPGPDPRDPQPLGAVLDKLVKARGWQQPAAEATVFGAWEKVVGAEVAQHSRPVKLEDGELTVEARSTAWATQLRLLAGSLLKQIASEVGHNVVRKLHIHGPAAPSWSRGPRRVRGRGPRDTYG
- the recF gene encoding DNA replication/repair protein RecF (All proteins in this family for which functions are known are DNA-binding proteins that assist the filamentation of RecA onto DNA for the initiation of recombination or recombinational repair.), which produces MYVRRLELVDFRSYERVGVDLEPGPSVLVGANGVGKTNLVEALGYVATLDSHRVATDAPLVRMGATSAVIRCAVVHDGRELLVELEIVPGKANRARLGRSPARRARDVLGALRLVLFAPEDLELVRGDPAERRRYLDDLLVTRQPRYAGVRADYERVVKQRNALLRSAYLARKTGGSRGGDLSTLTVWDTHLAQHGADLLAARLELVAALTPHVSKAYDAVAAGRGAAGITYRPSIELPEPAADRPALAEALTAALAASRTAEIERGTTLVGPHRDDLALTLGPLPVKGYASHGESWSYALALRLAGYDLLRADGIEPVLVLDDVFAELDTGRRERLAELVGGASQLLVTCAVDDDVPVTLRGARYTVDEGTVRRAG
- the gnd gene encoding phosphogluconate dehydrogenase (NAD(+)-dependent, decarboxylating); its protein translation is MQLGLVGLGRMGGNMRERLRAAGHEVVGYDRNPELSDAASLAELAEKLDSPRAVWVMVPAGVTDATIDELAGVLGEGDIIIDGGNSRFSDDAPRAERLNEQGIGYVDVGVSGGVWGKQNGYGLMVGGAQEHVDRLMPIFEALKPEGEFGFVHAGPVGAGHYAKMVHNGIEYGLMHAYAEGFELLSKSEVVTNVPGVFKSWREGTVVRSWLLDLLDRALDEDPELAELSGYTEDTGEGRWTVDEAVRLAVPLNVITASLFARFASRQDDSPAMKAVAALRQQFGGHAVRKR
- the dnaN gene encoding DNA polymerase III subunit beta, with product MKFRVERDALAEAVAWTAKSLPNRPSVPVLAGVMLRVTDGNLQVSGFDYEVSSQVTVEVQGDADGAALVSGRLLAEITKALPAKPVDIAAVGAHLELVCGSARFTLPTMPVEDYPTLPEMPESAGTVDAAAFAAAVAQVAVAAGRDETLPMMTGVRIELSGSTMAMLATDRYRLALREMEWHPDDPEISLNALVPARTLNDTAKALGPLGGHVTMALSAGGAGEGMIGFSGGTRRTTSRLLDGANYPPVRSLFPADHNAEAQVAVATLIEVVKRVALVAERTTPVLLSFSSDGLVVEAGGTEEARASEAMEATFSGDPLTIGFNPQYLIDGLSNLGAQHALLRFVDAFKPAVLSPAGEDGEVIPGYRYLIMPIRVSR
- the dnaA gene encoding chromosomal replication initiator protein DnaA, which encodes MTGATDLAAVWAAATEELADEIISAQQRAYLRLTRLRAIVEDTALLSVPDAFTRDVIESRLRPAITEALSRRLGRPIQVAVTVRVAEDPSGRPAGTVYRSGPEQLPDRDGAADLLPGFDRAGPPPQSAYPAPRPEPQYADTRPEHPMEEPAPRQRGADGGRPHLIPAGRDGQDTLFGAAFAEPLRAAPDRRSFDDRPRLEPSAPEQGYEPRYREAPGPVDSPPLRGLPRDGATDNGPGRGATDSGPGRGTPDHHRPGGQVDRRMPGVESGGNRLNPKYMFETFVIGSSNRFAHAASVAVAESPAKAYNPLFIYGSSGLGKTHLLHAIGHYATTLGNARSVRYVSTEEFTNDFINSLRDDKTSAFQRRYRDVDILLIDDIQFLENRERTQEEFFHTFNTLHNANKQIVITSDRSPKQLATLEDRLRTRFEWGLLADIQPPDLETRIAILQKKAAQERLYAPPDVLEFIASRVSNSIRELEGALIRVTAFASLTRSSVELSLAEEVLRDFIPDGTGPEITADQIMVSTSEYFGVSLEDLRGHSRSRVLVNARQVAMYLCRELTDLSLPRIGQAFGGRDHTTVMHADRKIRQQMAERRSLYNQIAELTNRIKQNT
- the rpmH gene encoding 50S ribosomal protein L34; this translates as MSKRTYQPNNRRRAKTHGFRLRMRTRAGRAILSTRRAKGRTRLAA
- the rnpA gene encoding ribonuclease P protein component — encoded protein: MLAAAQRLRRSSDFAAAVRGGRRVGRGAVVVHLTVPEPAGATATPSPEPARSSGAEISAPRRAGFVVSKAVGGAVVRNKVRRRLRHLVRERLAELPAGTTLVVRALPPAADATYARLAADLDAALTAARAPRGRRSR
- the yidD gene encoding membrane protein insertion efficiency factor YidD, with product MNGDTATPSPTTGARLLLVPIVAYRRWISPALPARCRFYPSCSAYAVEAVSRHGALRGAWLTVRRLSRCHPFHPGGHDPVPEPGGRRRADVTGA
- the yidC gene encoding membrane protein insertase YidC, which encodes MSLDWIYYAISWILLTWHSAWDAIGVPVGAVIGTNWAWILSIIFLVVTVRVILFPVFVKQIKSQRAMQALQPKVKELQEKHKGDRETLQKEMMELYRKEKANPLMGCLPMFLQIPVFLGLFHTLKRLNPTNPGKTLYGWTADQFNSASSAKLFTAPISGRFGSTAADLAPLGANTGTVKLIAGVLVLIMIATTYLTSRQMILKTGWAEDPQQRMVQRLMLYGIPVSLLVSGSIFPIGVIIYWVTNNLFTLGQQQWVLRKFPPLVPPKKATATAGKATAAQPAKTSGLFGRKAAPPVAKAPAAAPKVAGPKPGAKPANPKKGGSRPAKRQG